CGCTCGCGCAGCCGGACGATGTGGTCGGCGGCTGCGGTCGCATCCGTCCGGCTCGCGCGGCCATGCGCGCGCTCTTCCGCTCGTGCCTTGTGAGCGGCTTCCAGACCGGGGGGGGCAGCGTGCAGCCGTAGTCGGCGCAGGACGGCTGGCCGTGCCGGACGCGGCTGCGCTCCGGACGGCGCGGCGATTGAGCCCGCTTCCTCCCTCACAAGTTCGACACACAGTGGTGACACATCGTCAAACCCCGTTCACCGAAGCCATGATTGAGCAATCATGTAGCGACTCGACGTGGTTCGCGGCAAGCAAGGGGGAGGCCACATGAGTGAGGAAGCGCACGGGTCCCCGGAACCGGTGTTCATCTCGTATGCCCACGACGACGACAAGCACAGCGGACGTGTGCGGGAGTTCTACCGCTTCCTCCGGTCGTGCGGGATCGCCGCCGACCTGGATCTGCCCGCGGGGGAACGCCGCCAGGACTGGGCTCTGTGGATGCTGCGCGGCATCCGTGACAGCCGTCATGTGATCGTCGTCGCTTCGCCGGAGTACAAGCGGAGGGCGGAGGGCGACGCCGGGCCGGGTGACGGCGCGGGCGTGCAGTGGGAGGCCCGGCTGCTGAGAAGTCTCGTGTACGAGAATCCCGACGCCGCGCTGAAGAAGATCGTTCCGGTCGTCCTGCCCGGAGGTTCGCCCGATGACCTGCCGGCATGGCTCGGCGGCACCACCCATACCCGCTACGACGTCGAGGGGTTCACCGTCGCGGGAGCAGAGGGCCTGCTCCGAATGCTGACCGGTCAGCCGTTCGAGACCGCGCCGCCCTTGGGGCCGGTGCCGGCGCTGCCCCCGCGTGAACCCGCTGGCATGACGGCCCGGCCTCTGACGCTGCCCGCGCCGGTCAACGTGCCGGCGCCGGTATCGGCACCGCAGCCGCCACCCGCGACGTTCGTGCTTCCGGACCAGAAGGCTCTCCTCGACGCCCTGGCCGCCTGCCCGCCGCTGCACCGGCTCGGCACCCGGCACGAACTCCTGGAACTGATGGGAGGGTTCCTCGGACTCGGACGCGTCTTCGACGTGCCCGAGTCGCCGGACACGCGGACGCATCTGCGCGCGCTGGACCGCCGGATCAGACGTACGACGCTGACCGCGGACGCGGCGCTGAAGGCGATGTATCTCGCGCTGGAGGAGATCGCGCCGGACGACGTCGGCACGCAGCGAGTACGGGAGCTGCTCGTCGCCTGCGGACTGGTGCTCGGGGAGGCGTGAGTGTCCCTCTGGCGCCGCCCCCTCGCCGGGCGCCTCGGAACGCGTCAGGTCAAGCGCCTGGGCGGTGGCCGGCACTGGAAGGCCGACCGTCAGCTGGAGGCGATCCTGCTCAGTACCGACGGGCTGCACGAGCTCGCTGTACGACAGGAGCTGCTGCTTCTGACGGGTCAGCGCATGGGCCTGGATTCCCCGCTTGTCGTGCGCGAGTCCCCGGACCCCGAGACGCATCTGCGTGCCATCGTCCGAGGCGCCCGCAGGGCCGAGGCGCTGGACGCGCTGCTCCACGCACTGTCGGTCGTCAGGCAGAACGACATCGGCACGGCGTGGTTCAGGCTCGTGGTCGAGGTGCTCACCAGGCCGAACGGTCCGCTGCCGGGCTCCTGTGTGCTCAGTATCGTCGCTGAGCTGCGTGCTCATCCGTTCGAGTTCGGGCGCACCGCTGTGATCCAGTACATGACCGAACGCCGGGCCGGTGGCCGGCCGTTGGACTGCCGCCCCGTCCTGCCGGACGTGTTGTTCCAGCTCTACGACGCCCGGGAGCGCCCTTCGGATCCGGATGCCCCCCAAAGGGACTTTCTCGGGTTTCTCCGGTTGCTCGCCGCAGAGCCGGACCGCACCAGCCGGCTCGAAGCACTTGTCCTCCCTCTCCTCGACGGCAGCCGCGGAGACCACTTGGCGCCGGGTGCCGCCGGAGTGCGGGTGAGCGGCGAGCGCCAGGTGGTCATCCAGATACGTGTCGAGGAGGAGGACGCGCCGAGCGACGTGCCCTACACCCAGCGCTCTTACTCGCTGCGTGGTTTCCACTACGAGGGAATCGTGGGCTCCAAGCCGGACTTCCACTGCTCGTGGCCCTCGCCGGGGTCGTTCACCGGCGCCGAACTGAAGCTCCGCGGTTACGAGTTCCTGTCCGCCTGGCGCGCACGGGAACAGGTGGACTGGGGCGCGAACAAGCGGGTGGAGTTCCTGCTTCCGGACTCGCTGCTCGGCTATCCCGCCGAGTTGTGGTCCAGCGTCGCGGGCGACAGCCCCCTCAGCCGCAGGTGCCAGGTTGTCGTCCGCTCCCTGAGGCGTTACAGGGACGACTTCCTGCACGACGAGTGGCGTCGGCGCTGGGAAGCCCTCGACCGGGACAGCGCGAGCGGCGACGCACTTGAGCGCATCGGCTGGATGGGGCCCGCTGCCGCGACTGCGCCGCCCTGCGGCAGCGCGAACTCCGCTGTCGAGGGCTGGCGTTCGCCGGACAGCAAGTACCAGCCGCTGCACCTGACCGGCCCCGCCGATGTCGAGGACTGGCTGCGACTCAACGCCGACCTTGCCTGCCTGGGGCTCGGCCTGCCGTACGACCCTCACGATCCCCTGATCCGGGACGCGGTGCTCGAGGCCCTGCTGGAGGACGGCATTCCCGTCATGGTCTGGCGGCGCGACGCGGGCGACCCCGCCCACCTGCTGAACGAGCTGCGTGACGCCAGACCACCCGCACTGCTGGCCGAACTGCCGGCCAGTGTTCTGGAACTGCGCAAACGCAATCGCCGTGATCCGGCGAGCCTGGGTAAGCAGATCACTCTCCTGTGGGACGACCCGACATGTGTCTTCAGGAAACAGGACAGCCCGATGACCGGCACCCGGGGCGCCGGCGAAGGAGCAGCATGACGCAGACACAGGACTGGTGGGTCTACGAGGGGACCGGTACCCCCCACGACGGCATTGAGCGTCTGCCCGAGGCGCCTCCGTGGCGGGCCTTCCGCCAGGGAGACGCGGAGCTGTTGGACACACCGCAGGTGCCTGACGACGACGCCCACCTCCGGCACCTGGGCCGCAAGGGACAGGGAGAGGCGTACCAGGCCGGCGACCGCGCGAAACACCTCGTGAATCTCGCACTGCACCTGCGTCGCCCCCTGCTGCTCACCGGCAAGCCCGGGACCGGCAAGTCCACCCTCGCCTACGCCGTCGCGCACGAACTGAAGCTCGGACCGGTGCTGCGATGGGCGATCACCAGCCGGTCCACCCTCAAGGACGGGCAGTACGAGTACGACGCCGTGGGTCGCCTCTACGACGCCGGGCTCAGCAACGCCGGAGTACTGAACAGTCCCGGAAGTGAGCGCCCCAAGCCACCGGACATCGGCGAATATCTCTGGCTCGGACCGCTCGGAACGGCGTTGCTGCCGTGGCGGCGGCCGCGGGTGTTGTTGATCGACGAGATCGACAAGAGCGACATGGACTTCCCCAACGACCTGCTGAATGTGTTCGAGGAGGGCGAGTTCGTCATCCCCGAGCTTGCGCGCCTCGGGAAGGGGAAGCAGTCCGTGATGACCGCCGACCGTGAGGTGGCGGATGTCTGGGGCGGTCAAGTGGCCTGTACCCAGTTTCCGTTCGTGGTGCTGACCAGCAACGAGGAGCGAGAGTTCCCCATGGCGTTCCTGCGCCGCTGCATCCGGCTGGAGATCGGGCCGGCGG
The DNA window shown above is from Streptomyces chartreusis and carries:
- a CDS encoding AAA family ATPase, with the translated sequence MTQTQDWWVYEGTGTPHDGIERLPEAPPWRAFRQGDAELLDTPQVPDDDAHLRHLGRKGQGEAYQAGDRAKHLVNLALHLRRPLLLTGKPGTGKSTLAYAVAHELKLGPVLRWAITSRSTLKDGQYEYDAVGRLYDAGLSNAGVLNSPGSERPKPPDIGEYLWLGPLGTALLPWRRPRVLLIDEIDKSDMDFPNDLLNVFEEGEFVIPELARLGKGKQSVMTADREVADVWGGQVACTQFPFVVLTSNEEREFPMAFLRRCIRLEIGPADHKQLTGMVAAHLGEPGVGGNNGSVEVRAKIIAQFLARQREMGTLANDQLLNALLMAERGLWDTEVGQSLIDEDLLRLLDRG
- a CDS encoding TIR domain-containing protein, with product MSEEAHGSPEPVFISYAHDDDKHSGRVREFYRFLRSCGIAADLDLPAGERRQDWALWMLRGIRDSRHVIVVASPEYKRRAEGDAGPGDGAGVQWEARLLRSLVYENPDAALKKIVPVVLPGGSPDDLPAWLGGTTHTRYDVEGFTVAGAEGLLRMLTGQPFETAPPLGPVPALPPREPAGMTARPLTLPAPVNVPAPVSAPQPPPATFVLPDQKALLDALAACPPLHRLGTRHELLELMGGFLGLGRVFDVPESPDTRTHLRALDRRIRRTTLTADAALKAMYLALEEIAPDDVGTQRVRELLVACGLVLGEA